The DNA sequence gagcagagaggagaggacaggagaggctgcttacacagagctgagaggagaggacaggagaggctgtttacacagagcagagaggagaggacaggagaggctgtttacacagagcagagaggagaggacaggagaggctgtttacacagagcagagaggagaggacaggagaggctgtttacacagagcagagaggagaggacaggagaggctgtttacacagagcagagaggagaggacaggagaggctgtttacacagagctgagaggagaggacaggagaggctgtttacacagagcagagaggagaggacaggagaggctgtttacacagagcagaggggagaggacaggagaggctgtttacacagagcagagaggagaggacaggagaggctgtttacacagagcagagaggagaggacaggagaggctgtttacacagagcagaggggagaggacaggagaggctgtttacacagagcagagaggagaggacaggagaggctgtttacacagagcagagaggagaggacaggagaggctgtttacacagagcagagaggagaggacaggagaggctgcttacacagagctgagaggagaggacaggaaactggaaacatgacaatacctcAACATGTGGAGGAAACtggttttggtaattttgtagttttgtgtcttttgtcttttttgggggtgattttgtgtccttttttttattttttatttttaacttttttgtgacttttttcagtaattttgtctttttctggtcattttgaaatttagaaaataaattctcttttattccaatttttaaataattatttattagagaaattcaacttgcattttttctttttttccctgatttctgtcgctctaactgtgttattctgacTGACTGTTGGAGTTGTTCTGGTTGATggttccacagagctgcaggacttattgaTTATATTGATTAGAGATTTTATAGATTatgtttatatgttgcagtgagaaacgaggacacagagaggagaaagtaAAATTTACCACAACAAACCGTTGTGAAACCGTTTTTTGGGGTTCAGAAGTTTAAGATTCGTAGGTGAATTTTTGCTTCCACGTACCTGCGGACTCTCCGGGGGCCCTCACTCGTCCAGGCCCTTCTTGGAGGACCCGTCCCTGGTCTTGGCCCTCAGCTTGTTGACCTGTGACTCGGCGATGTCGGCCCTCTCCTCGGCCTCCTCCAGCTCGTGCTGCAGCTTGCGGAGTTTGGCCAAGTTGGTGTTGGCCGCCTCCTCGGCCTCCTCCGCCGCGTGTTTGTAGGACTTCACCTTCAACTGCAGCTTGTCCACCAGGTCCTGGAGGCGGGCCAGGTTCTTGCGGTCCTCCTCCGTCTGGTAGGTGAGCTCCTTGATGCGGCGTTCGTACTTGCGGACCCCCTTGATGGACTCCGCCCCCCTCCTCTGCTCCGCCTCCAGCTCGTTCTCCAGCTCCCTGATGCGAGCCTCCAGCTTCTGGAGCTGCTTCTTGCCGCCCTTCATGGCAATCTGCTCGGCCTCGTCCAGGCGGTGCTGCAGGTCCTTGATGGTCTGCTCCATGTTCTTCTTCATGCGCTCCAGATGTGCGCTGGTGTCCTGCTCCTTCTTCAGCTCCTCGGCCATCATGGCTGCATCGGTGATGGCCTTCTTTGCCTTCTCCTCGGCGTTGCGGTTCTCCTGTACGGCCTCCTCCACCTCGTTCTGCAGGTGCATGAGGTCTGCCTCGTGCTTCTTCTTCTGGTTGATCAGGCTGGTGTTCTGGGAGTGCAGGAGCTGCATGCGCTCCGTCGCGTCAGTCAGCTCCTGCTCGGCCAGTTTCCGGCTCCGCTCCGTCTGCTCCAGGGCGGccctcagctcctccagctcGGCCTGGATCAGGTTGTTTCGGCGCTCCAGGAGAGCGATGTTCTCTCTCAGGTCGTCGTTGCCGTGCTGCGCGTCGTCCAGCTGCAGCTGAGAGTCCTTCAGGAACGCCTGCAGGCTCTTGAGCTGTTTCTGGGCGTCGGCCGCCTGCCGGTTGGCTTGGCTCAGCTGGATCTCCATCTCGTTGAGGTCTCCTtccatcttcttcttcacccTCAGGGCCTCGTTGCGGCTCCTGGTCTCTGATTCCAGAGAGGTCTGAAGCGACTCCAGCATCCGTTGGTAGTTCCTCTTCGCCTGATCCATCTCCTCGTCTTTCTCGGCCAGCTTGCGCTCCATGTCAGCCTTCACCTGGTTGAACTCCAGCTGGGCTCGGAGGATCTTGCTCTCTTCGTGCTCCAGAGAACCTTCTGCCTCCTCCAGTGCCGACTGCAGCTCGGCCTTTTCTTGCTCCAGCTGCTTCCGGATCTTCTCCAGCTCATGCGCGCTCCGGCCACCCTCCCCCAGCTGGTCCGTGAGGTCAGAGATCTCCTCTTGGAGGttcttgttctctctcttcatcGTCTCCAGTTGATCCAGAGACTCCTCGTAGGCGTTCTTCAGTTTAAAGAGTTCGGTGCTCAGAGACCGAGCTTCCTTCTGAGAGGCCTCCAGCTCGCACTGCGACTCCTCAAACTTTTGCTTCCACTCTGCCATGACTTTGTCAAAGGCCCTTTGCCTTTTATCCAGAGCTGCAGATGCTGCGTTGGACCTCTCGAGGTCCAGCATCAGGTCTTCGATCTCATTTTGGAGGCGGTGCTTAGTCTTCTCCAGGGATGAACACTTTGCGTTCACGGCCTCGATGGCCTCCTCAGCCTCCTGCAGTCTTTGAACCAGCTTCTTCTTTGCTTCTTCCAGTTCCTCGGTTCTCTGGATGCCATCGGTTTCATATTTTGTCCTCCATGCCGAGACCTCGGTGTTGGATTTGGACAGAGCTCTCTGCAGCTCCGCCTTGGCTTCCTGCTCTTCTTCAAACTGCTCTCGGAGCAGATCGCAGTCGTGGCGAGCAGATTGTACGGCGTGGGCGAGGGCATTTTTTGCCTTGACCTCCTCTTCCAGCTGTCTGCGTAGATCTTCTACCTGCTGGTTGTACGAGTTCTTCCCCCGGGTCAGCTGCGATATCAGACAGTCCTTCTCCTCCAGCTGCCGTCCAGACTCGCCGTTCTCAGTGAGCAGCTTGGCCCTCTGCGTGGTCAGGTCATTGATGGAGCGCTGAGATTCTTCATATTTACTCTTGTACTCGTTCATGTTGTCTTCCATCGTGCGGCACATCTTCTCGATGTTTGACTTGGCCTTTACCACGCTCTCTATGTTAGAAGACAAGTCATCCAGCTCCAGCTTCAGCTCGCTCTTTTCCTTCTCCAGCTTCTGCTTCACGCGCTGCAGGTTGTCGATCTGTTCGCCCAGCTCGGCGACACTGTCGGCGTGTTTCTTCCTCAGGGAGGCAGCGGTGGACTCGTGTTGGAGGGTGGACTCCTCCAGCTCCCGACGCAGCTTCTGAAATTCAGTATCTCTCTTCTTGTTCAGCTCCACCTGTGCCGACGTCGCTCCACCTGCCTCCTCCAGCCGCTCGCTGATGTCCTCCAGCTCGCGGGAAAGATCGCATCGCTGCTTCTCCACTTTTGCCCGGGCTGCACGCTCggcgtccagctcctcctccagctcctcgaTTCTCGCCTGGTTTTCTTTCAGCTTCTTCTGCAGCTGAACCGAAGCAACCTGCTCGTCTTCCAGTCTTGAATTAATTTGGACAATctcaaaatccttttttttgagtttttcctccagctgctgcttGTCATTCTCTAGGTCCATCAAACTCTCCTGAGTCAGTTTGAAGTCTCCTTCGAACTTCCTCTTTGAGCGCTCGAGGTCCATCCTGACCTTCTTCTCTTGCTCCAGCGAGCCCTCCAGATCGTCCACCTGCTGCTCCAGCTTCACTTTGGCTTTGGTCAGGCTGTTGACTTTGTCTTCTTCACTCTGGAGGTCATCCAGTGTCTGCTGGTGAGCCTCCTGTAGCGCCTTCTTCTCTTTGGTTAACTTCATGATGTTTTCATCCTGGGAAGCCATCTCCTCCGTCAGGTTTTTCACCTTGTTCTCCGTGGCATGTTTCTCTTTCTCCACCTTGGCCAAGGTGAGCTCCAGATCGTCTATATCTTTCTTCACCTCGGAGCATTCGTCTTCAAGTTTCCGTTTCTTAGCTGTGAGATCAGCATTcagctcctcctcgtcctccagtCTTTCTGTCATCTCCTTCAGCTTGGCCTCCAGTTGAATCTTGCTCTTTATAAGCTGTTCGCAGCGTTCTTCTGCGTCTGTCAGTGTGTCCTGTTCTGACTGAATCTGCAGACTCAGGTCGCTCTTCTCTTGGAGAAGAGTCACTATTTTCTCCTCTAGTTCCTTCCGTCTTGCCTCCGACTTCTCCAGAGCTTCTTTCAGCTTGTTGAACTCGTCCTTCATGTTGGCCATCTCCTTCTCGGACTCTGCGCTCTTCAGCAGGGGTTTGATCTTGAAGAAGAGCTTCATCCAGGGCCAGTTCTTGACACCCAGAAAAGAGCGAAGGTTCCACTGGATGACCATCAGGGCATCTCTGCGCTCCACAAGCTTAGCGAACTCTGCCCTCATGAGGATGGCCCGGGCGTTGGCCTGGATCCTGGTGATGATTCGAGACAGTTGCTCATCTCGCATCTCCTCCAGTGTCCCCAGGAGACCGGCTTTAAAGAAGACTTTGGTGTGGCCGAACTTGTACTGAGTGTGGTCGATGTCCAGGGAGCCCAGCAACTTTTCGGCGCTCTTCTTGCAGTCAATGAACTGGCCTTCAGGGATGGCAGATGCATTCAGGATCCTGTACCGCTGTTTGAAGTCGCCATAGAGGACCCGGTTCGGGAAGCCCTTCCTGCAGATTCTGATGCCTTCCAGGACCCCGTTACAGCGCAGCTGGTGCATCACCAGACAGTTGTCCATGACGCCCGGAGTTTTCTTCTCATTGGGAATCAGACAGCGCACAAAGTGTGGGTGTGTGGTCTTCAGGTTGTTCATCAGCTTGTTCAGGTTTTCCCTGTGGAGCGCAGACACAGTCTGGAACGAGGAACCTTTCTTCTTGGCTCCTTTGCCACCTGCTTTGTCGCCGTCGGCTCCTGAGTAGCTCGAAAACAGAATACTGAGAAGCTTCACAGATGATTTCTGGTAAAGGCCGACCACAGTTTCATTCAgggggtctttgtttttgacCAACCAGTTGCCGATGTTGTAGTCCACCGTGCCGGCATAGTGAACCAGGGCGAAGTGTGCCTCTGCTTTCCCTTTTGCAGCCCTCGGCTTCTCAAACATCTTGTTCTTGCCCAGGTGATTATCATAGAGCTTGGACTTGAAGGTCTGGTCGCTGGCTTTGGGAAACATGCATTCCTCCTCCAGGATGGACAGGATCCCCAGTGGCTTCTCAATGAGGTCGATGCAGGCCTGAAGGTCCATCCCAAAGTCTATGAACTCCCAATCAATACCTTCCTTCTTGTACTCTTCTTGCTCCAGGACGAACATGTGGTGGTTGAAAAACTGTTGCAGTTTCTCGTTGGTGTAGTTGATACACAGCTGCTCAAAGGTGTTGAAATCAAAGATCTCAAACCCGGCAATGTCCAGCACTCCTATGAAGTATTGCCGGGGCTGCTTCGTGGCCAGGGATTGGTTGATCCTCACCACCATCCAGTTGAACATCTTCTCGTACACGGACTTGGCCAGAGCACCGAGGGAGTAGTAGACCTGGTCCACGCTTTGGCCTTTGGTGACGTATTCATTACCGACCTTGACTCTGGGATGGCACAGCCCCTTGATGAGGTCGGCAGAGTTCAGGCCCATCAGGTAAGCCGACTTATCGGCGGCCTCCGTGCCGTCCGACTCCGCCTGCTCCTCCCGCTGCTTCTGTTTGAACTTCATGTTGCCGTAGTGCATGATGGCGCCGGTGAGTTTATAGACGCCCATCTTCTCTTCCGGAGTGAAGCCGAGCACGTCGAAGGCGCTGTCGGTGGCCATCAGCTCCTCTGAGTCGTTGATGGAGGCGACCGTGACCTCTCCCTGGGAGATGTAGGAGTAGTCATACGGGTTGTTGGTGACCAGCAGCATGTCCAGCAGCTCTGGCTTCTGATTGGACAGGATCTGGTAGAAGATGTGGTAGTTCCTCTCTGCCTTCAGCTGAAAGGTGACACGCGACTTCTCCAGCAGGTACGTCTCGATGTCAGCGGATGACAGCTTGCCGCTCGTGCCGAAGTGAATTCGGATGAATTTTCCAAAACGAGACGAGTTGTCGTTCCTGAGCGTTTTGGCGTTGCCAAAGGCCTCGAGCGCCGGGTTCGCCTGGATGATTTGATCCTCCAGCGTCCCCTTGCTAGTGTCCTTCTTGCCTCCGCCGACTGCGGCGATGCTGGCGAAGTACTGGATGACTCTTTTGGTGTTCACCGTCTTCCCCGCGCCGGATTCTCCGGTGATGAGGACGGACTGGTTCTCCCTGTCGGTCAGCATGTACTGGTAGGCATTATCGGAGATGGAGAAGATATGAGGGGGGGCCTCGGTTCTCTTCTTGCCCCTGTAAGCCGCCACCACCTCGGCGTCGTAGACAGGAAGCCACTTGTAGGGGTTGACGGTGACGCAGAAGAGCCCAGAGTAGGTGTAGATCATCCAGGCGGCGTAGCGCTCTTTGAGGTTAAACAGCACGGCCGGCTCGTGGAGGAAAGTGAACATCGCCATGTCTTCGATTTTATCGAACTTTGGCGGGTTCTGGGGGTGGACGTCCGCCTCCTTCACGGTAGCTGTTGTCCCGTCCTCCTTCTTGACGGTCACCACGCCTCCCTCTTTGCTTTGGATCTGTCCCTTCATGTATTCCACCTTATCGTCCACAACAAAGCACTCGGTCTTGATGTCGAAAGCTCTGGTCTGGGCCTCCAGGCGCTCCCGGTCCGACTTCCTCAGGTACGGAGCGGCCTTCCCGAACTCGGCCATCAGAGCGTCGCCCATGGTTCAGATCAGTGAGGACAAAGAGTCTGACGGAGAACTGCAGACTCCTCACAGCCGAGGACGCTTATAAAGACGCCCCGCG is a window from the Centropristis striata isolate RG_2023a ecotype Rhode Island chromosome 18, C.striata_1.0, whole genome shotgun sequence genome containing:
- the myh6 gene encoding myosin-6, with the protein product MGDALMAEFGKAAPYLRKSDRERLEAQTRAFDIKTECFVVDDKVEYMKGQIQSKEGGVVTVKKEDGTTATVKEADVHPQNPPKFDKIEDMAMFTFLHEPAVLFNLKERYAAWMIYTYSGLFCVTVNPYKWLPVYDAEVVAAYRGKKRTEAPPHIFSISDNAYQYMLTDRENQSVLITGESGAGKTVNTKRVIQYFASIAAVGGGKKDTSKGTLEDQIIQANPALEAFGNAKTLRNDNSSRFGKFIRIHFGTSGKLSSADIETYLLEKSRVTFQLKAERNYHIFYQILSNQKPELLDMLLVTNNPYDYSYISQGEVTVASINDSEELMATDSAFDVLGFTPEEKMGVYKLTGAIMHYGNMKFKQKQREEQAESDGTEAADKSAYLMGLNSADLIKGLCHPRVKVGNEYVTKGQSVDQVYYSLGALAKSVYEKMFNWMVVRINQSLATKQPRQYFIGVLDIAGFEIFDFNTFEQLCINYTNEKLQQFFNHHMFVLEQEEYKKEGIDWEFIDFGMDLQACIDLIEKPLGILSILEEECMFPKASDQTFKSKLYDNHLGKNKMFEKPRAAKGKAEAHFALVHYAGTVDYNIGNWLVKNKDPLNETVVGLYQKSSVKLLSILFSSYSGADGDKAGGKGAKKKGSSFQTVSALHRENLNKLMNNLKTTHPHFVRCLIPNEKKTPGVMDNCLVMHQLRCNGVLEGIRICRKGFPNRVLYGDFKQRYRILNASAIPEGQFIDCKKSAEKLLGSLDIDHTQYKFGHTKVFFKAGLLGTLEEMRDEQLSRIITRIQANARAILMRAEFAKLVERRDALMVIQWNLRSFLGVKNWPWMKLFFKIKPLLKSAESEKEMANMKDEFNKLKEALEKSEARRKELEEKIVTLLQEKSDLSLQIQSEQDTLTDAEERCEQLIKSKIQLEAKLKEMTERLEDEEELNADLTAKKRKLEDECSEVKKDIDDLELTLAKVEKEKHATENKVKNLTEEMASQDENIMKLTKEKKALQEAHQQTLDDLQSEEDKVNSLTKAKVKLEQQVDDLEGSLEQEKKVRMDLERSKRKFEGDFKLTQESLMDLENDKQQLEEKLKKKDFEIVQINSRLEDEQVASVQLQKKLKENQARIEELEEELDAERAARAKVEKQRCDLSRELEDISERLEEAGGATSAQVELNKKRDTEFQKLRRELEESTLQHESTAASLRKKHADSVAELGEQIDNLQRVKQKLEKEKSELKLELDDLSSNIESVVKAKSNIEKMCRTMEDNMNEYKSKYEESQRSINDLTTQRAKLLTENGESGRQLEEKDCLISQLTRGKNSYNQQVEDLRRQLEEEVKAKNALAHAVQSARHDCDLLREQFEEEQEAKAELQRALSKSNTEVSAWRTKYETDGIQRTEELEEAKKKLVQRLQEAEEAIEAVNAKCSSLEKTKHRLQNEIEDLMLDLERSNAASAALDKRQRAFDKVMAEWKQKFEESQCELEASQKEARSLSTELFKLKNAYEESLDQLETMKRENKNLQEEISDLTDQLGEGGRSAHELEKIRKQLEQEKAELQSALEEAEGSLEHEESKILRAQLEFNQVKADMERKLAEKDEEMDQAKRNYQRMLESLQTSLESETRSRNEALRVKKKMEGDLNEMEIQLSQANRQAADAQKQLKSLQAFLKDSQLQLDDAQHGNDDLRENIALLERRNNLIQAELEELRAALEQTERSRKLAEQELTDATERMQLLHSQNTSLINQKKKHEADLMHLQNEVEEAVQENRNAEEKAKKAITDAAMMAEELKKEQDTSAHLERMKKNMEQTIKDLQHRLDEAEQIAMKGGKKQLQKLEARIRELENELEAEQRRGAESIKGVRKYERRIKELTYQTEEDRKNLARLQDLVDKLQLKVKSYKHAAEEAEEAANTNLAKLRKLQHELEEAEERADIAESQVNKLRAKTRDGSSKKGLDE